The DNA region CACTGTTCTTGCTGGCGGTGGACACGCTGGCACGCAACCTGGTGTGGCCGCTGGACCTGCCGGTGGGGCTGATGGCGGCCTTTGCCGGCCCGCCGTTTTTTATCTGGCTGTATCGCCGCCAGCAAAGGAACCTGATCGATGGCTGACATTCCGGCATTTGCGGTCAGCAACCTGACCGTCGCCATCGGACGCAAGACTGTCCTGCACGATGTCTCGCTGACACTGCCGGCCGGCCGCCTGTCGGCCCTGCTCGGCCCCAACGGCGCGGGCAAGACCACGCTGCTGCGCCAGCTGGCCGGCCTGTCGCCCGCCCGCTCGGGCACGGTGCACTGCCAAGGCCGGCCGCTGGCCGGACTCAGCGGCTGCCAGCGCGCCCGGCAGGTGGCCTATGTGCCGCAGCATGTTCCGGCCGGCCTGCCGCTGACCGTGCGCGAATTCGTCGCCCTCGGCCGGGTGCCGCATCTGGGGCCGTTTTCCCGCCTGACCGGCAGCGACCGGCAAGCGGTGGAAACCGCCATCGAAACCGTGGAACTGGTGTCCGATGCCGGCAAGCGGCTGGATGCCCTGTCGGGCGGCGAACGCCAGCGGGCGGCGATTGCCCGGGCGCTGGCGCAGGAAGCGCCGGTGCTGCTGCTGGACGAACCGACCAATCACCTGGACCTGCGCCACCAGCACCGCTTGCAGACCCTGCTGGCCAGCCTGTGCCGGCAGGGCAAGACCGTGGTGGAGGTGCTGCACGACCTGACGCTGGCCGCCAATTACGCCGACCACGCGGCCCTGTTTGCCGACGGCCGGCTAGTGGCAGCCGGTGCACCGCCCGCAGTGCTGCAAGCCGACACGCTGTCGCAGGTCTACCGCTGGCCTGTCCGCCTGCATGCCCACGAAGGACGCTGGCTGGTGGATACACCGGCCGCCCTGCCCGCCTGATGGCCTGCTGTGCCGGTGTGGCCCGGGCTCCGTACACGACCGGCCTTGTCACCCTGAACGGAACCGGCACGACCCGGTGTACGGTGCCGGCAGCCAGTCCGGGAGCGCCAGCGAAGCCGGGCCGGGATGGCCCGGCTGACCGGGCAGGCTCGCCGGGATGCCCGCAAGGCTGCCGTACCGGGCCGCAAAGCCCGCAGCGCAGGGACCACACCGGACAGGATCAGCGCCGGAACGATTCCGGCACGATGCCCAGCCGCGTCATCTTGTCGTACAGGGTCTTGCGCGGCACGTTCAGCTGCTGCGCCGTCTGGCTGACCTGTCCGCCACAGCGGTCCAGGGTGGCCCTGATCAGTTCGCGCTCGAAATCGTCCACGCGCTCGGCCAGCGAGCGCTCGCCGTTTTCGCCGGCAGACGACCCGCCGGCCGGACCGGGCGGACACAACCCCAGCACGAAGCGCTCGGCCGTGTGCTTGAGTTCGCGCACATTGCCCGGCCAGTCGTGCGCCAGCCAGCCCTGCCAGTCGGCCGCCGTACACGGTGGCGGCTGGCGGCCGAAGCGCCCGGCGGCGTCCTGGATGAAAGCGGTCATCAGCGCCTCGATGTCGTCCTTGCGCTCGCGCAGCGGCGGCAGCGTCAGCATGGCCACGTGCAGGCGGTAATACAGGTCGGCACGGAAGCCGCCACGGGCGGCAAGCTCCGCCAGATCGCACTTGGTGGCAGCCACCACCCGCAGGTCCAGCTGCCGGCTTTCGTTGCTGCCCAGCCGCTCGACCGTGCGTTCCTGGAGGACACGCAAGAGCTTGGCCTGCAGGTTCAGGGGCAGGCTTTCGATTTCATCGAGGAACAGCGTGCCGCCGTCAGCGTATTCGATCTTGCCGATACGCCGCTTGCCGGCACCGGTAAAGGCCCCGGCCTCGTGGCCGAACATCTCACTTTCAAACATGCTCTCGGGCAGCGCGGCGCAGTTGAGTGCCACGAACGGCCCGCGGCAGCCGCTGGCCTGGTGCAGGGCACGCGCCACCACTTCCTTGCCGGTGCCGGTTTCGCCCATCACCAGCACGTCCACCCGGCTGGGCGCCAGCGAGGCAATCAGCTGGCGCAGGGTTTCGATGGCAGCGGACTGGCCGGTCAGGGGCTGGGTGACGCTGGCGACCAGGGCCGAGCGCAGGGCGTGGTTTTCCCGGCTCAGGCGGGTTTTTTCCAGTGCCCGCCGGGTGGCGTCGACCAGCCGGTCGGCGGCAAAGGGCTTTTCGATGAAGTCGTACGCCCCGTCCTGCATGGCTTCGACCGCCAGGGAAATCTCTCCGTGACCGGTCATCAGGATGACCGGCAGGGCTGCATCACGCTGCAACAGGCTGCGCAGGAAAACGAGGCCGTCCACGCCGGGCAGGCGCACGTCGCTGACCACCACGGCCGGCGGCCCGGCGGCAAACGCTGCCAGTGCCGATTCGGCATCGGCAAATGCCGCAACCTGCCAGCCTGCCAGTGTCAGCGTCTGGGCACAGGCCTTGCGTACGATCGGGTCGTCTTCGACCAGCCAGATGCGCGCGTCAGGCATGCTGCACAGCCTTGGCATAGGTGGCGCGCTCCATCTCGGCCACGTCCACGCTCAGTTGCAGTTCCGTGCCGGCCGGCGCGATAGAGCCGGCTTCCAGCACGGCCAGCGCCTGCCGGGCCAGCGCTGCGCGCTCGTCCGCGCTGCGACCGGAGAGGACCGACAGCGTCAGGTGGACAAAGGCCCGCGGCGCCGGGACGACGCCGACGGCAAACTGCTCCAGCCGGATGGCGCGGCTTTTGATGTCGGCTTCGGCAAACAGGCCGCTGGCCAGCAGTTCGGCATTCAGGGCGGCCAGCATCCGGCCGGCGGCAAAGTCCGTCAGGTTAGCGCTGTATTCAAGAGTGCAGTGCGGCACGGTCATTCCTCTGGCGGTACGGCATTCAGGATCAGGGTAAACACGGCGCCGCCTTCGGGGCGGTTGCCTGCCTCCAGCCGCCCGCCCAGGCTTTCGGCAATGGCCTGCGACAGGGCAAGCCCGAGCCCCAGCCCCTGCCCGGCCGGCTTGGTG from Laribacter hongkongensis DSM 14985 includes:
- a CDS encoding 5-carboxymethyl-2-hydroxymuconate Delta-isomerase — its product is MPHCTLEYSANLTDFAAGRMLAALNAELLASGLFAEADIKSRAIRLEQFAVGVVPAPRAFVHLTLSVLSGRSADERAALARQALAVLEAGSIAPAGTELQLSVDVAEMERATYAKAVQHA
- a CDS encoding ABC transporter ATP-binding protein — translated: MADIPAFAVSNLTVAIGRKTVLHDVSLTLPAGRLSALLGPNGAGKTTLLRQLAGLSPARSGTVHCQGRPLAGLSGCQRARQVAYVPQHVPAGLPLTVREFVALGRVPHLGPFSRLTGSDRQAVETAIETVELVSDAGKRLDALSGGERQRAAIARALAQEAPVLLLDEPTNHLDLRHQHRLQTLLASLCRQGKTVVEVLHDLTLAANYADHAALFADGRLVAAGAPPAVLQADTLSQVYRWPVRLHAHEGRWLVDTPAALPA
- a CDS encoding sigma-54-dependent transcriptional regulator, with the protein product MPDARIWLVEDDPIVRKACAQTLTLAGWQVAAFADAESALAAFAAGPPAVVVSDVRLPGVDGLVFLRSLLQRDAALPVILMTGHGEISLAVEAMQDGAYDFIEKPFAADRLVDATRRALEKTRLSRENHALRSALVASVTQPLTGQSAAIETLRQLIASLAPSRVDVLVMGETGTGKEVVARALHQASGCRGPFVALNCAALPESMFESEMFGHEAGAFTGAGKRRIGKIEYADGGTLFLDEIESLPLNLQAKLLRVLQERTVERLGSNESRQLDLRVVAATKCDLAELAARGGFRADLYYRLHVAMLTLPPLRERKDDIEALMTAFIQDAAGRFGRQPPPCTAADWQGWLAHDWPGNVRELKHTAERFVLGLCPPGPAGGSSAGENGERSLAERVDDFERELIRATLDRCGGQVSQTAQQLNVPRKTLYDKMTRLGIVPESFRR